A stretch of Mesorhizobium sp. M2A.F.Ca.ET.046.03.2.1 DNA encodes these proteins:
- a CDS encoding mannitol dehydrogenase family protein, with amino-acid sequence MNGRLSNATIAELPAEVLIPRYACNSVTPGIVHLGVGAFHRAHQAAYVDACLADGESDWGIVGVSLRSPDTRDALQPQDGLYTLAIRDSAGEQLQVIGSIQSLLVAPEYPGAVLAALTDPRIRIVTLTITEKAYLRAADGTLDSAHPDIVHDLANPGSPKTAHGFLTESLARRSIAGTPPFTVLCCDNLPANGATLHRLLIEFAKLRDADLGRHVADEVAFPSSMVDRIVPATTDADRTRIGQQLGVEDAWPVMTEPFRQWVVEDRFPAGRPAWEKFGVTMVEDVGPFEDMKLRLLNGAHSGIAYLGLLSGHATVDCAFADPSIRQFVDRLWAEAIPTLPQDAGLDPIPYTAELAQRFSNTALAHRTAQIANDGSQKLPQRIVASALARMEAGLLPEHLSLVVAAWIAACAARGGALPEAHFTDPLDAALGELFGRNLPTATMAEAVFDLAGFANGHAERQRLIEFVATHLVHFKQGGPKLAFAALGIGNEPPRLAD; translated from the coding sequence ATGAACGGTCGCCTGTCCAACGCCACAATCGCTGAGCTGCCCGCCGAAGTCCTTATTCCTCGCTACGCCTGCAATTCTGTCACGCCCGGCATCGTCCATCTTGGCGTCGGCGCCTTCCACCGCGCCCACCAGGCGGCCTATGTCGACGCCTGCCTGGCGGACGGCGAGAGCGATTGGGGCATCGTCGGCGTCTCGCTGCGCAGCCCCGACACGCGCGACGCGCTTCAGCCGCAGGATGGGCTCTACACGCTGGCGATCAGGGACAGCGCCGGCGAACAGCTGCAGGTGATCGGTTCGATCCAGTCCTTGCTCGTCGCTCCGGAGTATCCCGGCGCGGTGCTCGCCGCACTGACCGACCCGCGCATCCGCATCGTGACGCTGACCATCACCGAGAAGGCTTATCTCAGGGCGGCCGACGGCACGCTCGACAGCGCGCACCCCGACATCGTCCACGATCTCGCCAACCCCGGATCGCCGAAGACGGCGCATGGCTTTCTCACCGAATCACTGGCGCGCCGCAGCATTGCCGGCACGCCGCCTTTCACGGTGCTCTGCTGCGACAACCTTCCGGCCAACGGCGCGACGCTGCACCGACTGCTGATCGAATTCGCGAAACTGCGCGATGCCGATCTCGGCCGCCATGTCGCCGACGAAGTCGCCTTTCCGTCTTCCATGGTCGACCGCATCGTGCCGGCGACGACGGATGCCGACCGGACGCGCATCGGCCAACAGCTCGGTGTCGAGGATGCCTGGCCGGTGATGACCGAGCCCTTCCGCCAATGGGTGGTCGAGGACCGTTTCCCGGCCGGACGGCCGGCGTGGGAGAAATTCGGCGTCACCATGGTCGAGGATGTCGGCCCGTTCGAGGATATGAAGCTGAGGCTGCTCAACGGCGCGCATTCAGGCATCGCCTATCTCGGCCTGCTCAGCGGCCATGCCACCGTCGACTGCGCCTTTGCCGACCCGTCGATCCGGCAATTCGTCGACCGGCTCTGGGCCGAGGCCATCCCGACGCTGCCGCAGGATGCCGGGCTCGACCCGATCCCCTACACGGCCGAGCTCGCCCAACGCTTTTCCAACACCGCGCTCGCCCACCGCACCGCGCAGATCGCCAATGACGGCAGCCAGAAATTGCCGCAGCGCATCGTCGCTTCCGCGCTTGCCCGGATGGAGGCGGGCCTGCTGCCGGAACATCTGTCGCTGGTTGTCGCCGCCTGGATCGCGGCATGCGCCGCGCGCGGCGGTGCTTTGCCTGAGGCCCATTTCACCGATCCACTCGATGCCGCTCTCGGCGAGCTGTTCGGCCGGAATCTGCCGACGGCAACAATGGCCGAGGCCGTGTTCGACCTCGCCGGCTTTGCCAATGGTCACGCGGAACGACAGAGGCTGATCGAGTTTGTTGCCACCCACCTCGTCCATTTCAAGCAAGGCGGCCCGAAGCTGGCCTTTGCCGCGCTCGGCATTGGCAACGAGCCGCCCAGGCTGGCCGATTAG
- a CDS encoding LysE family translocator — protein sequence MIDPATLITYIAVVFGFVFIPGPATLLTVARATSSGTKVGIATGAGVAAGDVIHTIMAIVGISAIIAASAMLFSIVKYIGAAYLVYLGIRAILEKAPANLAGRTLPISARKAFRQAILTEVLNPKTALFFLAFLPQFVHPQGGFVVLQLMVLGIIFILLGLFSTVVFAVSAGGLGSFLRRNPAVLKWQGKVVGGIYCALGIRLALQQR from the coding sequence ATGATCGACCCCGCCACGCTCATCACCTACATCGCGGTCGTGTTCGGCTTCGTCTTCATTCCGGGACCGGCGACGCTGCTCACCGTGGCGCGCGCGACGAGCTCGGGCACGAAGGTCGGCATCGCTACCGGCGCCGGTGTCGCGGCGGGTGATGTCATCCACACCATCATGGCCATTGTCGGCATCTCGGCCATCATCGCCGCCTCGGCGATGCTGTTCAGCATCGTCAAATATATCGGCGCTGCCTATCTCGTTTATCTCGGCATCCGCGCCATTCTCGAAAAGGCGCCGGCCAATCTGGCGGGCAGGACGCTACCGATCTCGGCGCGAAAAGCCTTCCGGCAGGCGATCCTGACCGAAGTGCTCAACCCGAAGACGGCTCTGTTCTTCCTCGCCTTCCTGCCGCAATTCGTCCACCCGCAAGGCGGTTTCGTGGTGCTGCAACTGATGGTGCTGGGCATCATCTTCATCCTGCTCGGTCTCTTCAGCACTGTCGTCTTCGCGGTCAGCGCGGGCGGACTGGGTTCCTTCCTGCGCCGCAATCCGGCAGTGCTGAAATGGCAAGGCAAGGTGGTCGGCGGCATCTATTGCGCCCTCGGCATACGGCTCGCGCTGCAGCAGCGCTGA
- the atpD gene encoding F0F1 ATP synthase subunit beta — protein MAKAATPKTAAKEASAPKAAKAPAAAKAAAPAKKAAAPAKAAASAASVAAKRVGAAGKVRQVIGAVVDVQFEDHLPAILNALETDNVGNRLVLEVAQHLGENTVRCIAMDSTEGLVRGQDVFDTGAPISVPVGPGMLGRIINVIGEPVDEEGPVDGIEMRAIHQPAPAYVDQSTEAQILVTGIKVLDLLAPYARGGKIGLFGGAGVGKTVLIQELINNVAKAHGGFSVFAGVGERTREGNDLYHEFIESGVNKKGGGQGSKAALVYGQMNEPPGARARVGLTGLTVAEYFRDQGQDVLFFVDNIFRFTQAGSEVSALLGRIPSAVGYQPTLATDMGALQERITTTTKGSITSVQAIYVPADDLTDPAPATSFAHLDATTVLNRAISEKGIYPAVDPLDSTSRMLDPMVVGEEHYQVARQVQSILQRYKSLQDIIAILGMDELSEEDKQTVARARKIERFLSQPFFVAEVFTGSPGKLVDLADTIKGFKGLCAGDYDHLPEAAFYMVGGIDEAVEKAQRLAAEAA, from the coding sequence ATGGCGAAAGCAGCTACCCCGAAGACCGCAGCCAAGGAGGCATCGGCCCCGAAGGCGGCAAAGGCCCCGGCAGCCGCGAAGGCCGCCGCTCCGGCGAAGAAGGCGGCCGCTCCGGCCAAGGCCGCGGCTTCCGCGGCGAGCGTCGCGGCCAAGCGCGTCGGCGCCGCTGGCAAGGTCCGCCAAGTCATCGGCGCCGTGGTCGACGTCCAGTTCGAAGATCACCTGCCGGCCATTCTGAACGCGCTGGAAACCGACAATGTCGGCAACCGCCTGGTGCTCGAGGTTGCCCAGCATCTCGGCGAGAACACCGTGCGCTGCATTGCCATGGACTCGACCGAAGGTCTGGTCCGCGGGCAGGACGTCTTTGACACCGGCGCGCCGATATCGGTTCCGGTCGGTCCGGGCATGCTCGGCCGCATCATCAACGTCATCGGCGAGCCGGTCGACGAGGAAGGCCCGGTCGACGGCATCGAAATGCGCGCCATCCACCAGCCGGCTCCGGCCTATGTCGACCAGTCGACGGAAGCGCAGATCCTGGTCACCGGCATCAAGGTTCTCGACCTGCTCGCGCCTTACGCCCGCGGCGGCAAGATCGGCCTGTTCGGCGGCGCCGGCGTCGGCAAGACCGTGCTGATCCAGGAACTGATCAACAACGTCGCCAAGGCCCACGGCGGCTTCTCGGTGTTCGCCGGCGTCGGCGAGCGTACCCGCGAAGGCAATGACCTCTATCACGAGTTCATCGAATCGGGCGTCAACAAGAAGGGCGGCGGCCAGGGCTCCAAGGCCGCCCTCGTCTACGGCCAGATGAACGAACCGCCGGGCGCGCGTGCCCGCGTCGGTCTTACCGGTCTGACGGTCGCCGAATATTTCCGCGACCAGGGCCAGGATGTGCTGTTCTTCGTCGACAACATCTTCCGCTTCACCCAGGCGGGCTCGGAAGTGTCGGCGCTGCTCGGCCGCATTCCTTCCGCCGTGGGCTACCAGCCGACGCTGGCCACCGACATGGGCGCGCTGCAAGAGCGCATCACGACGACGACCAAGGGCTCGATCACCTCGGTGCAGGCGATCTACGTGCCGGCCGACGACCTGACCGACCCTGCGCCGGCGACCTCCTTCGCCCACCTCGACGCCACGACCGTGCTCAACCGCGCGATCTCGGAAAAGGGCATCTACCCGGCCGTCGATCCGCTGGATTCCACCTCGCGCATGCTCGACCCGATGGTCGTCGGCGAGGAGCACTACCAGGTCGCCCGCCAGGTGCAGTCGATCCTTCAGCGCTACAAGTCGCTGCAGGACATCATCGCCATCCTGGGCATGGACGAGTTGTCCGAAGAGGACAAGCAGACCGTCGCCCGCGCCCGCAAGATCGAGCGCTTCCTGTCGCAGCCGTTCTTCGTCGCCGAAGTGTTCACCGGTTCGCCGGGCAAGCTGGTCGACCTCGCCGACACCATCAAGGGCTTCAAGGGCCTTTGCGCCGGCGACTACGACCACCTGCCGGAAGCCGCGTTCTATATGGTCGGCGGCATCGACGAAGCGGTCGAGAAGGCGCAGCGCCTGGCGGCTGAAGCGGCATAA
- a CDS encoding F0F1 ATP synthase subunit gamma produces the protein MASLKDLRNRIASVKATQKITKAMQMVAAAKLRRAQEAAEAARPYSERMGAVLANITQAIGGGGDAPALMTGTGRDDVHLLIVCTAERGLCGGFNSQIARLARDHIRRLLADGKQVKIICVGKKGYDILRRDYASLILERVDLREVKALGFVNADAIARKVIHLFNEGGFDICTLFYSQFKSVISQIPTAQQIIPAAQASAAAATGNGATAVYEYEPEPGEILSDLIPRNIAVQIFRALLENAAGEMGAKMSAMDNATRNAGDMINRLSITYNRQRQAQITKELIEIISGAEAL, from the coding sequence ATGGCTTCGTTAAAAGACCTTCGTAATCGCATCGCCTCGGTCAAGGCGACGCAGAAGATCACCAAGGCGATGCAGATGGTCGCCGCGGCGAAGCTGCGTCGCGCGCAGGAGGCGGCGGAAGCAGCCAGACCCTATTCCGAGCGCATGGGCGCGGTTCTGGCCAACATCACCCAGGCGATCGGCGGCGGCGGCGATGCCCCGGCGCTGATGACCGGAACCGGCCGGGATGATGTGCATCTGCTCATCGTCTGCACCGCCGAGCGCGGCCTGTGCGGCGGCTTCAACTCGCAGATCGCACGGCTTGCTCGCGATCATATCCGCAGGCTTCTGGCCGACGGCAAGCAGGTCAAGATCATCTGCGTCGGCAAGAAGGGTTACGACATCCTGCGCCGCGACTATGCCTCGCTGATACTCGAGCGCGTTGACCTGCGCGAGGTCAAGGCGCTCGGCTTCGTCAATGCCGACGCTATCGCGCGCAAGGTCATCCACCTCTTCAACGAGGGCGGCTTCGACATCTGCACGCTGTTCTATTCGCAGTTCAAGTCGGTGATCAGCCAGATCCCGACGGCGCAGCAGATCATCCCGGCGGCACAGGCCTCGGCCGCCGCCGCGACAGGCAACGGCGCCACCGCGGTCTATGAATACGAGCCGGAGCCGGGCGAGATCCTCTCCGACCTGATCCCCCGCAACATCGCGGTGCAGATCTTCCGGGCGCTGCTGGAGAACGCGGCCGGCGAGATGGGCGCCAAGATGAGCGCGATGGACAATGCGACGCGCAATGCCGGCGACATGATCAACAGGCTGTCGATCACCTACAACCGCCAGCGGCAGGCGCAGATCACCAAGGAACTGATCGAAATCATTTCGGGCGCCGAGGCGCTCTAG
- the uxaC gene encoding glucuronate isomerase — protein MLQCNPEEPSGHIDRSRLLFAPEANSRALARALYAGVKDLPIVSPHGHTDPRWYALNEPFPDPAQLLIVPDHYILRMLFSQGLRLEELGVPTLDGAPGETDGRMIWRRFAEHYYLFRGTPTRLWLDHVFAHLFGIEEPLTAASADRTYDTIATLLQRDDYRPRALFERFNIEVIATTEGALDDLKWHRTIRDSGWNGRVVTAYRPDAVVDPDFEGFLGNLDRLGDITGCDTGTWTGYLDAHRQRRAYFKAFGATSSDHGHPTAETANLSDAAAEELFNRIRRGSDDQRERRLFRAQMLTEMAKMSRDDGLVMQIHPGSWRNHSPAVFQKFGRDKGFDIPTRADYVTALKPLLDCVGLERDITIILFTLDESSYARELAPLAGVYPALKLGPAWWFHDSPEGMRRFREMTTETAGFYNTVGFNDDTRAFPSIPARHDVARRVDCAFLARLVAEHRLREDEAHELARDLAYTLAKKAYRL, from the coding sequence ATGCTCCAATGCAATCCGGAGGAGCCAAGTGGCCACATCGACCGATCCCGACTGCTGTTTGCGCCCGAGGCGAATTCGCGCGCACTGGCCCGCGCCCTTTACGCCGGCGTGAAGGACCTGCCCATCGTCAGTCCGCACGGTCATACCGACCCGCGCTGGTATGCGCTCAACGAGCCGTTCCCCGATCCGGCGCAATTGCTGATCGTGCCCGATCATTACATCCTTCGCATGCTGTTCAGCCAGGGCTTGCGGCTGGAAGAGCTCGGCGTGCCGACGCTCGATGGCGCGCCGGGCGAGACCGATGGCCGGATGATCTGGCGGCGCTTCGCCGAGCATTATTATCTCTTCCGCGGCACGCCGACCCGGCTCTGGCTCGACCATGTGTTCGCGCATCTGTTCGGCATCGAGGAGCCGCTCACAGCCGCTTCCGCCGATCGCACCTACGATACGATCGCCACGCTGCTGCAGCGCGACGACTATCGTCCGCGTGCGCTGTTCGAGCGCTTTAACATCGAGGTGATCGCCACGACCGAGGGCGCGCTCGACGATCTCAAATGGCACCGGACGATCCGCGACAGCGGCTGGAACGGCCGCGTCGTCACGGCCTACCGGCCGGACGCGGTAGTCGATCCCGATTTCGAAGGATTCTTGGGCAATCTCGACCGCCTCGGCGACATCACGGGATGCGATACTGGTACATGGACAGGCTATCTCGATGCGCATCGGCAGCGTCGCGCCTATTTCAAGGCGTTCGGAGCAACCTCGTCCGATCATGGCCATCCGACCGCCGAGACCGCCAATCTCTCCGATGCGGCGGCTGAGGAGCTGTTCAACCGTATCCGCCGCGGCTCCGACGACCAGCGCGAGCGGCGGCTGTTCAGGGCGCAGATGTTGACCGAAATGGCCAAGATGAGCCGCGACGACGGCCTTGTGATGCAGATCCATCCCGGATCATGGCGCAATCATTCGCCTGCCGTTTTCCAGAAATTCGGCCGCGACAAGGGTTTCGATATCCCGACGCGGGCCGACTATGTGACGGCGCTGAAGCCGCTGCTCGACTGCGTCGGGCTGGAACGCGACATCACGATCATCCTGTTCACGCTCGACGAGTCGAGCTACGCACGCGAGCTGGCGCCGCTCGCCGGCGTCTATCCGGCGCTGAAGCTGGGGCCGGCCTGGTGGTTTCACGACAGTCCGGAAGGGATGCGCCGCTTTCGCGAGATGACTACCGAGACGGCAGGCTTCTACAACACGGTCGGCTTCAACGACGACACGCGCGCCTTTCCGTCGATCCCGGCGCGCCACGACGTCGCGCGCCGCGTCGACTGCGCCTTCCTGGCGCGGCTGGTCGCCGAGCATCGGCTGCGCGAGGACGAGGCGCATGAGCTGGCGCGCGACCTTGCCTATACGCTTGCCAAGAAGGCGTACCGGCTCTGA
- the recQ gene encoding DNA helicase RecQ, with product MPAQAASIRAEDPKRRVLKDVFGYDDFRPGQATVIEALFSGRHVLAVMPTGAGKSLCYQVPALVKGGLTIVVSPLVALMQDQVAALRLAGVAADTINSSLDREANVAAWRRVASGQTRLLYLAPERLMTERMLDALSRLDVSLIAIDEAHCISQWGPAFRREYEDLSQLRGVFPHVPIIALTATADEATRGDIEARLFAGRAETLVLGFDRPNIKLAIETKQDSKRQLLRFVERHPGKSGIIYCLSRRKTEEMAAFLEKNGVRALAYHAGMSKEAREANQNAFMSLSGVVMVATIAFGMGIDKPDLAYVFHTDLPGSLEAYYQEIGRAGRDGRPAEAHMLYGAGDIRTRRMFIDEEDTSPEHKRRAHRRLDTLIGYCETAQCRRQVLLGYFGEEAKACGNCDNCLNQAPRADGSAEARIILAAVAQSGERFGAAHVIDILLGHETEKVLARGHQKIASFRTGIMHRKPVWLSLVRQLVAGGFLVPDPDGHGGLAISESGRALGRGEVAFEYRVEGRDRLARGRKRAAQGLAVDGEGVDASLLATLKTLRLRLAKERQVPAYVVFSDRTLIDMAERRPQDLDEFAEVNGVGAAKLKEFGEVFLTAIAAHQADGSD from the coding sequence ATGCCGGCACAGGCAGCGAGCATCCGGGCCGAGGATCCCAAGCGTCGCGTGCTGAAGGATGTGTTCGGCTACGACGATTTCCGTCCCGGGCAGGCGACCGTGATCGAGGCGCTGTTCTCCGGACGCCATGTGCTGGCGGTCATGCCGACGGGCGCCGGCAAGTCGCTCTGCTATCAGGTTCCGGCGCTGGTCAAGGGCGGGCTCACCATCGTGGTGTCGCCGCTGGTGGCGCTGATGCAGGATCAGGTCGCCGCCTTGCGCCTTGCCGGCGTGGCTGCCGACACGATCAACTCCTCGCTCGATCGCGAGGCCAATGTCGCGGCCTGGCGCCGCGTGGCATCCGGGCAGACGCGGCTGCTCTATCTGGCGCCGGAGCGGCTGATGACGGAGCGTATGCTGGATGCGCTGTCGCGGCTCGATGTCAGCCTGATCGCCATCGACGAGGCGCATTGCATCTCGCAATGGGGCCCGGCCTTCCGCCGCGAATATGAGGACCTGTCGCAGCTGCGCGGCGTGTTTCCGCACGTGCCGATCATTGCGCTGACGGCGACGGCGGACGAGGCGACGCGCGGCGACATCGAGGCACGGCTGTTTGCCGGACGCGCCGAAACGCTGGTGCTGGGTTTCGACCGGCCCAACATCAAGCTGGCGATCGAGACCAAGCAGGACAGCAAGCGCCAGCTGCTGCGCTTCGTCGAGCGGCACCCCGGCAAAAGCGGCATCATCTACTGCCTGTCGCGGCGCAAGACCGAGGAAATGGCGGCCTTCCTGGAGAAGAACGGCGTGCGCGCGCTCGCCTATCATGCCGGCATGAGCAAGGAGGCGCGGGAAGCGAACCAGAATGCCTTCATGAGCCTGTCGGGCGTCGTCATGGTGGCGACCATCGCCTTCGGCATGGGCATCGACAAGCCCGACCTCGCCTATGTCTTCCACACCGACCTGCCGGGCAGCCTGGAGGCCTATTACCAGGAGATCGGCCGCGCCGGGCGCGACGGACGGCCGGCCGAAGCGCATATGCTCTACGGCGCCGGCGACATCCGCACGCGCCGGATGTTCATCGACGAGGAGGATACCTCGCCCGAGCACAAGAGACGGGCGCATCGCCGGCTCGACACGCTGATCGGCTATTGCGAGACGGCGCAGTGCCGACGCCAGGTGCTGCTCGGCTATTTCGGCGAGGAGGCGAAGGCCTGCGGCAATTGCGACAACTGTCTTAACCAGGCGCCGCGCGCCGACGGCAGCGCCGAGGCGCGCATCATCCTTGCGGCCGTGGCGCAGAGTGGCGAGCGCTTCGGAGCCGCCCACGTCATCGACATCCTGCTCGGCCACGAGACCGAGAAGGTGCTGGCGAGAGGCCATCAGAAGATCGCCAGCTTCAGGACCGGCATCATGCACAGGAAGCCGGTCTGGCTGTCGCTGGTCCGGCAGCTGGTCGCCGGCGGCTTCCTGGTGCCGGATCCGGACGGCCATGGCGGCCTCGCCATCTCGGAAAGCGGCCGCGCGCTCGGGCGTGGCGAGGTTGCCTTCGAGTATCGCGTCGAGGGCCGGGACCGTCTTGCGCGCGGCCGGAAGCGTGCCGCGCAAGGCTTGGCCGTGGATGGCGAGGGCGTCGATGCATCGCTTCTGGCGACGCTCAAGACGCTGCGGCTGCGGCTCGCCAAGGAACGCCAGGTGCCGGCCTATGTGGTGTTCTCCGACCGCACGCTGATCGACATGGCCGAGCGCCGCCCGCAAGACCTCGACGAGTTCGCCGAGGTGAACGGCGTGGGCGCCGCCAAGCTGAAGGAGTTCGGGGAAGTGTTTTTGACTGCGATCGCGGCGCATCAGGCCGATGGATCGGACTGA
- a CDS encoding cupin domain-containing protein yields the protein MSDIFSHAGAKAWEPTPDGNRRRVLVHTDELMMVEFAFEKGGVGALHSHPHVQASYVAEGRFEVTIDGRSEILETGSSFIVPSNLVHGVKALEAGRLVDSFAPYRADFLG from the coding sequence ATGAGCGATATTTTCTCACACGCAGGCGCAAAAGCCTGGGAACCGACGCCGGACGGCAATCGCCGGCGCGTGCTGGTGCACACAGACGAACTGATGATGGTCGAATTTGCTTTTGAAAAGGGCGGGGTCGGCGCTCTGCATTCGCATCCGCATGTCCAGGCAAGCTATGTCGCCGAGGGCCGCTTCGAGGTCACCATCGACGGCCGATCGGAAATCCTCGAGACCGGAAGCAGCTTCATCGTGCCTTCCAATCTCGTGCATGGCGTCAAGGCGCTGGAGGCCGGGCGCCTGGTCGACAGCTTCGCGCCTTACCGCGCCGATTTCCTCGGCTGA
- a CDS encoding F0F1 ATP synthase subunit epsilon — translation MAEAFKFELVSPERLLVSEQVESVVIPGAEGEMTVMAQHAPVMTTIKPGVVTVKAAGGKEDRYVVFGGFADILPSGCTLLAESAVHVNDIDRADLARRIQDAREDAADAKDDVARSRAEQFLAQLTTLEGALIPA, via the coding sequence ATGGCTGAAGCTTTCAAGTTCGAACTGGTCTCGCCGGAGCGGCTGCTCGTTTCCGAGCAGGTCGAGTCCGTCGTCATCCCGGGCGCCGAAGGCGAGATGACGGTGATGGCGCAGCACGCGCCGGTCATGACCACCATCAAGCCCGGCGTCGTCACGGTGAAAGCCGCGGGCGGCAAGGAAGACCGCTATGTCGTGTTCGGCGGTTTCGCCGACATCCTGCCGTCCGGCTGCACGCTGCTGGCCGAATCGGCCGTGCATGTGAACGACATCGACCGCGCGGACCTGGCGCGTCGCATCCAGGACGCCAGGGAAGACGCCGCCGACGCCAAGGACGACGTGGCGCGCAGCCGCGCCGAGCAGTTCCTCGCCCAGCTCACCACGCTGGAAGGCGCGCTGATCCCGGCCTAA